One window of Centropristis striata isolate RG_2023a ecotype Rhode Island chromosome 21, C.striata_1.0, whole genome shotgun sequence genomic DNA carries:
- the LOC131959169 gene encoding gastrula zinc finger protein XlCGF57.1-like — translation MKAEQEEELSPFMENEGRHKLLYAAFNPEVRLNRLDVQQQLVKEEAPPEWSPSLDQEDPELLQIKGEQEELQISPEGEQHNGLEEANITRFPSTVVHVKCEDEEEKCECSLLHHSQVEDNREAERPASSSAVQIKPETDGEDCGGSEPARKREPDSHSQPNTDDEKTSVSPETEIHYDDWQDPLSDSEPEDSDDDWIETRSPESAVNALKYEEAVSDVTSNTVKKSFILTSSLDSKTCFRVKQKPNTQTRVHTGDKPFGCDECGKRFTQRVHLKRHMTVHTGEKLFGCDDCGKRFTEQGNLKKHMRVHTGEKPFGCDDCGKRFTEQGSLKKHMRVHTGEKPFGCDDCGKRFTERGSLKKHMRIHTGEKPFGCDVCGKIFTTQGNMIKHMRVHTGEKPFGCDVCGKRFTEHGSLKKHMRVHTGEKPFGCDVCGKRFTEQGSLKKHMKMHSEEKPFGCDVCGKIFKRRKAYFIKHLKDHKE, via the exons ATGAAAGCAGAGCAAGAGGAGGAACTTTCTCCTTTCATGGAAAACGAGGGACGACACAAACTACTGTATGCTGCTTTTAACCCTGAAGTCCGACTGAACAGATtag ATGTCCAGCAGCAGTTGGTTAAAGAAGAGGCCCCCCCTGAGTGGAGCCCCAGCCTGGACCAGGAGGACCCAGAGCTCCTCCAGATTAAAGGGGAACAGGAAGAACTCCAGATCAGTCCAGAGGGAGAGCAGCATAATGGTCTGGAGGAAGCCAATATCACCAGGTTTCCATCCACTGTGGTTCATGTGAAGtgtgaagatgaagaagagaaaTGTGAGTGTTCACTGCTTCATCACAGCCAAGTGGAGGACAACAGAGAGGCAGAGCGTCCAGCCAGCAGCTCAGCTGTGCAGATAAAACCAGAaactgatggagaggactgtggaggatcAGAACCAGCCAGGAAGAGAGAGCCAGACAGTCATTCACAACCAAACACTGATGATGAAAAGACTTCAGTCTCTCCTGAGACTGAAATCCATTACGATGACTGGCAAGACCCTTTGTCAGATTCTGAACCTGAAGACAGTGATGATGATTGGATAGAGACCAGGTCACCTGAGTCTGCTGTGAATGCTCTGAAATATGAGGAAGCTGTAAGTGATGTGACATCTAACACTGTGAAAAAGTCATTTATCCTCACCAGCAGCTTGGatagtaaaacatgttttagaGTGAAGCAAAAACCAAACACCCAGACCAGAGTCCACACAGGAGATAAACCATTTGGTTGTGATGaatgtgggaaaagatttacaCAGCGGGTACATCTGAAGAGACACATGAcagtccacacaggagagaaactatTTGGTTGTGATgattgtgggaaaagatttacaGAACAGGGAAATCTTAAGAAACACATGagagttcacacaggagagaaaccatttggttgtgatgattgtgggaaaagatttacaGAACAGGGAAGTCTAAAGAAACACATGAgggttcacacaggagagaaaccatttggttgtgatgattgtgggaaaagatttacaGAACGGGGAAGTCtaaagaaacacatgagaattcacacaggagagaaaccatttggtTGTGATGTGTGTGGGAAAATATTTACAACTCAGGGAAATATGATAAAACACATGAgggttcacacaggagagaaaccatttggtTGTGATGTTTGTGGGAAAAGATTCACAGAACATGGAAgtctaaaaaaacacatgagggttcacacaggagagaaaccattcGGTTGTGATgtgtgtgggaaaagatttacaGAACAGGGAAGTCtaaagaaacacatgaaaatGCACTCAGAAGAGAAACCATTTGGTTGTGATGTTTGTGGGAAAATATTTAAACGCCGGAAAGCATATTTCATTAAACACCTGAAAGATCACAAAGAATAG